The DNA segment AACAATCGATAGGCAGCGTTGCAATATTTAAGTTGATTTAAGCGAGTACTTTTTTTATAATAATCCGAACAGCAGGAGGTGATTAGCCTTGAAGAAGAATTTAAAGCCGGTTTCAAATTTAAAAAGAAAACGAAAACATGGTTTTTTGAAAAGAAATTCTACGAAGGCCGGGAAAGCAGTTCTTAATAGAAGAAGAAAAAAAGGGCGTGCTCAAGTTGCGGTTTAATGGATAAGCGTTTCAGCTCCCTTAAAAAGGAAAAAGACATTCAGGCAGTCTTTTTAGAGCGCAAGCGGTTCAGCAGTAAGAATTTTGTCTTTTATTACAAGTTGAGATTGGATAACAGCATCAAAGCTGCCT comes from the Candidatus Kaelpia imicola genome and includes:
- the rpmH gene encoding 50S ribosomal protein L34, which codes for MKKNLKPVSNLKRKRKHGFLKRNSTKAGKAVLNRRRKKGRAQVAV